The DNA region ACGCATGCCAAGCTTTAGCAAATCGGCAAATAGCTCAGGAGTGTTGAAATAGATCTGCGAGATAACGATGATTTGCATTCCTAAAGAAAGCAGAATCAGCACTTTGATAATCTTTCCCGGTGGAATTCCTGAATTTGTATCAGCTTGGTTCATGGTTTGCGAAATCGTGGGTGTGGTGAACAAACTTAGCAATCAATTTTCTGATTCCGGGAACCGTGGAAAATATCATTGACAATATTTTCCTTTAATCGCTGGGGCTCCTCAAACAACGGTCCGTGTGCAGAATTTTCGAAGATATAGAGCTTTTTTATAGGCGCTTCGAGCTGCCCGAAATATGCTTCTGTAAGCGCTGAATTTACCGTCAGGTCATGCAATCCGCAAAAGAAAAATACCGGAATTTCAAGTTTTGGGTATCTTGCGGCAAAGTTTGTATTGAGTGTCTGGTTTTTTAAACCGGTTCCGGGAAGAAAAAATAATTTAGCTTTCCAAATGTTGAATTTTTCGGCTAAAGTGTACGCTTTACAAGTCATTACCGGCACGAAAATGCCACCATAAACCGATTTCATTTCCCGCATTGTTCCAATTCCAAGTTTGTGCATGAGCTTGTCTCTGAGTGCAGCATTGTAGAATGCCTGAAGATCTGCTTCGCTGGCAAGCTGATTGAACTTGTTTAGTCGTCTGATTGCCAGGTAGTTATTTTGGGCGCGCAATTGATTGTTTATATATGCGTAAGCAATTCTTTCCGATGCAACCTGATTGGTTATCTGACCCATTGCAAGATAGGCGTGAAACAAGCCGGGATTTTCGGCCACAGCCGGCAAAGCTATTGTTGTGCCACCCGACCATGCCATGATGTAGATCTTTTCTTTGCAGAAGCGATTGCGGAGGTAATTGGTTACTTCAATTGCATCCGAAACAAGTTGTTCGAGGCTCATGCTTTCGGCGGTTACTTTCTTGTTGTACGACAGGCCTCCGCCGCGTTGTTCCCAATAGTAAACAGTAAAAAACTGCTCAAGACCGGGCTTGTACTTTTCGAACAGGAAATAGTTCGGGAAGCAGGGACCACCGTGCAGAAACAGCAAAACAGGATTTGCAGTGTCCATCGACAGTATAAACATGCCTTGTTGCACTCCACCGATTTCGATAAAAATTTTTTCCGAAATACTATTGGTTAAAAGCTCGCCGGAATCGTTTTTAAATACCTCGGGTTTTCCCGGACTTTCTACAAATAAAAGGGCAATGAAACCTGATGCCAGGGCGAGAAAAATTATTAATGACAGCATCATTCTGTATTTTGTTTTCGAAGTCATAAATTGATATCAAATAATGATGCTATTCTATTAAATCAGTCAGTTGGTAATAGGGAATTTTGTAAGTTGGTTCGAAACCGAGATGCAGCGCAAGTCTATAGGAGCCGGTGTTTTCGAGCCTGCATGCCCAAACCGGTTCCAGATTATTTTCGATACAATAATCAATGAGCGCAGCGCAACAATGCCATGCCAGACCCATGCCACGAAATGCCGGAATTGTTTCAATACCAATTTCAAGATAGCCGTCAAGTAGAAATGCCGAGAATGCTGTTGAGGCAACGGTTTCGCCGTAACTTACACTAAAACCTGCGCCCATTTTAACGAAATCATCAGCATTATTCCAGAAATTTGAAGGGACAACGCTTCCTTTAAATGTGGCAAAAATTTGTTCGTTAACCGGTTCAATACGAAACCCATCTGGCAACATGGGTCTTTTGCATTTCCCGAATTTCTGTTGGTTAAAACGGAAGTTTACCCTTGTTTGCAGCTCAATTTTTTTCTTCAATCCGTTACTGTTTGCCCCGTTATGCTTTAAATCAGTTATCAAACCAATGACATCGTTCCAGCCATGAGGAAAAACCTGTAACCATTCTGTCCCGTGTAGCTTAGATTCTGTGTTAAGGACTTCGCTTCTCAGCCATTCCTGTGCCGGTTCCCCGGCCTTACCAACCAAAAGCGACATCCCATATGGATGTCTGATATAAACAGTTTGTGGTGCGTCCGGATTATCGGCATAGACCTCACCAAAAACATGGCCTTTTAATACCGCCAGTGCAAACAGATGGTTGTATGGAACCAGCCGTATTACTTCTATTATTTGTTTGTAATTTAGGGTTTCGATGCGTTTCATGCTATTCCATTATAATCAAGTGAATTTAGCAATTTACAATTAGTGCTCCATTGCCGGCAAAAACATATCACGCATATGCAATCCGCCTTTTAATCCAAGAATTGGAGTGATAATTGCAAATCCCAGATCGATGATTCCTGTAAACCAGAATGTTGTCGGAAAGCTTTTATCAAATGCCATAAATACGAATAAAACCACCACATAGAATAGTCGGCCAAATACCAGACAGCCTATATTGAATGCGTATCTGCGTATGTTTAAAGACGACAACAGCTGTAGCCAAGCGAAACAAAGAAAGAAAGAACCAAGGAAGATTGCATAAAAGGGGTGCATCGCAGGATTATCTATGATTCTTCCGGTGCCGATTGCAAAGATGTAGATCAATCCGGCCATGGTATCCCAAACTCCGCCGGCGGCAAATGCAATTGCTGGTTGTTTCAGGTTTATTTGCTGCATAACTACTTCTTTTACTGTATGATGTTCAGATGAAGCGATATTTTTCCTTCGCCCTCGATACTCTGATACCTAAGCTTCCAATAGCCGGAATATGCACCAAAGCTTTCGTTGATTTGCCATGTTCCGGGATCAGAGATCCGCTTGCTGAAGCACTTTTCTCCATGCGGATCAATTAGTTCGATAAGCAGGCTGCCGCTATTGATGCTGATGCTTCCTTGGAGAAGTAAGGTTTTGTTGTTTTCAGCCGAAAAGACAACAACATAGCCGGTGGAACCCTGTTTCAGTTCGGTGTTGAATCCGTGGCGGATGAACGGCTCTTTCTGGCATGCCAGGATCAGCAGAAGCAAGCCGAAGCTGATGTTTACGATTCTTTTCATGGGATTTGATTTTATTGGTTAGTTTGTAAAAGCCATGAGGCGGTTTTGTCCGCCTCATGGTAGATGCTCATCAGAATTTTTTAACTATACCAAGCCGGAGCGAGAGGTAGTGGTGCTTAAGGTTTGTGTTGACGCCTTCGACCTCAACATCCCTGTCTAAGAAGTTGAACTTGATGCCGGGAGCTAAGCTCCAGTTCTTGCCCAAAGCATAATTCATGCCAGCAGCAGCCTGAAATCCAAACCCGTGACCGGTGTCGCCCACGAGCTCCCCTTCTTTGTTTTCGATTTCGATGTGATTGTACAATCCAGCGCCTTTAACAATCAGCGACCATGGCGTATTGCCAAGGCTTTGCCTGAACTGAAGCCCAAGAATATAGCCTGTTTCCTCGAACGAAACTTCATTGCCTGCAAACGACTCATCGGCTCCGAACCTGTTGTAGCCCCAGCCACCGTAAAGTCCAAACTGAGGGATAATTTCGTAGCTAAGAAGCCCTTCGAAGCCGAAGCCGGGGTTGAGTGTGGCATTGCCCGGCTTTGCTGTGGAGACCGAAGCTCCTGTGTTAAGTTCAAATCCGAAACGGTTTGTTTTTTCCTGCGCAAAGAGGTTTCCACTGAGCATCATCGCGATTGCAACTGCAAAAATTGATTTTGTTTTCATTTTGTTAAAGTTTTAATTATGAATGATTTCGAAGCAAATGTATGTTCCGCGGCTTGCCACAATCAATTAAAAGCGGGCGAACGCGCTCATCCGGCAGGTGAAACCGAACGTGCTTATGGCGAAAGTGAAAGGAAAAGGGCGATGATGCAGGCTGGTTTGTGTTTTTTTACCAGGGTTCGATCCGACAGAGCCAGGTCTTTTTTTCCTTGCAGGGCATTCCTCGTGTTGTTATGGCACCAAAGCCCCAATATTCACGTGGATAGGTTTGACAGCATTTTCAACATATGGGCGCATTGATTTTCCACCTTTCAACCGGTGCATATCACCCACCTTTCTGAGCCGGAAATGTCCTAAAGTTGTATGTTTGCACCCGGCTGTTAACACCTGCTTCATGAACCTGCTTTCCGTACATCAGCTCAGCAAAGGGTTTGGCGACGAGCCTTTGTTTACCGGCCTCAGTTTTGGCCTCAGCCGGGGCGACAAGGCTGCCATAGTGGCGGTGAACGGGGCCGGAAAAACCACGCTGATGCGCATCCTGGCGGGCAGGGAAGAAGCCGATGGAGGGACAGTTTCGTATGCCGAAGGCGTCCGACTGGGATACCTGGAGCAGTATCCCACCTACAACCCAAACCTGACCATAGCCGCCCTGGCTTTTGGTCCTGACAATCCCGTGAGCCGGCTCAGGCAAGAATACGAGGCCCATCTTGCCCTTGGCACTTCAGCCGGTAACTTGGAGGAATACAGCAAACGGCTCAACGAGCTCACCGCCAGGATGGATGCAGCCGGGGCATGGGACTACGACCGGCGCCTCGGCGAGCTCCTCACGCGTTTCGGGCTCACCGACACATCGCGCACCATAGGCTCGCTTTCGGGCGGCCAGCTAAAGCGGCTGTCGCTGGCTCTGGTCATCACCGACAGGCCCGACCTGCTGCTGCTCGACGAACCTACCAACCATCTGGACATCGAAACCATCGAATGGCTCGAAAAATACCTCAGCCAGGTGAATATCACCTTTCTGATGGTGACCCACGACCGCTATTTTCTCGACCGGGTGTGCAACCACATCTACGAGCTTTTCGACAGAAAACTTTATGTGCACAGGGGAAATTTCAGCTATTACCTCGAAAAAAGCGCCCAGCGCGAGGAAGCCCTGCGCATCGAAGCCGAAAAAGCCGGACAGCTGCTGAAACAGGAAACCGAATGGATGCGCCGCATGCCACAGGCCCGCACCACCAAATCGAAAAGCCGGATAGCTGCCTATTACGAGCTCAAAGAAAAGGTGGCCCAGGTGCGCCGCCAGCAGGAAATAAAACTTGAGGTGCAGATGCAGCGCATGGGCAGCAAGGTGCTCGAAATGAGGAATGTATCCAAACGCTTTGGAGACACGGTCATCCTCGATCATTTCGATTACATGTTCACCAAAGGAGAACGCATCGGAATTGTGGGGCCAAATGGGGTGGGAAAGACCACTTTTCTGAACATACTCACAGGCAAGCTGCCCCCTGATGGCGGGCGCGTGCTGGCAGGCGATACCATGGTCTTCGGGTATTACACCCAGGACGGGCTGCAGTTCGATGACGACAAACGCATCATTGACGTGGTGAAAGAAATTGCCGACATTATCGATCTGGGCAACGGAACAACCCTTACGGCACAACAGATGCTCACGAGGTTCCTGTTTCCGCCCCGAAAGCAGAATCAGCTTGTAGCCAGCCTGAGCGGTGGCGAAAAACGCAGATTGCATCTGCTGACTGTGCTGATGAAAAACCCTAATTTTCTCATCCTCGACGAGCCAACCAACGACCTCGACCTGGTAACCCTCCAGGCGTTGGAGGAGTTCATCCGGCAGTTTTCGGGTTGCCTGATCATGGTCACGCACGACCGTTATTTTATGGACCAGGTGGTTGACCAGCTTTTTGTATTCGAAGGGCAGGGGAAGATACGCGGTTTTGTGGGAACCTACAGCGAATACCGCGAGCTGGCCACAGCCAGTGAGGAAAAGAAAGAAAAGCCGGTCAGGGCCGCCGAAAACCGGCAGGAGCGTACCCCTAAACCACCAAAGCGTTCATTTCGCGAGCAACGCGAGTATGAGCAACTCGAAACAGAGATTGCTGCACTCGAGGCCGAAAAAGCGAACTGCGTCAGGGCACTGGGCGAAGCCGGACTGCCTTTCGAAGCGCTTCAACGCATCTCGGAACGCATAGTGGCAATAGATGAGGAGCTGGATATCAAGACCTTGCGATGGATTGAACTGGACGAAGCCGGAAAATAAAACCAAAATATAAAGCTATGGAGCAGCAGTACATTGACCATTTTTTTGATCAGTGCATCAGCCAGGGAGAGGTATGGCTGTTGCAGGCCGATGATGGCATGTTTGCCATGGTAGAGGATGCGGACGGGATGAGTATCCTGCCCATGTATGCCACAAAGTCAGAAGCACAGGCCTCGGCCATTGATGAGTGGTCGGACTACAAGCCTGAGCCCATGCCGATGCGCGAACTCATTCAGTGGCTTACAGAGATGTCGGACGATGATATGTATGTGGGTATAGCGGCAGGAGGCAACAAGGTCATACCTTACCCCGCATCAATTATGCAGCAGGAGCTGATCCTCCGCAGGCAAAACCGCTGAACTACTGCCTTTTCATCATTCTGAGCAGGTTGTTTTCCTGCTTCAGTTTCTCTTCCTGCAGTTTGATGCGTTTTTCGGTTTCGGCTTGTTTCAGCTTCAGGTCGGCTATCCTGCGCTCATTTTTCCTGATCTGCTGATCGGCCTTTACGATGTTTTTCTGTACTTTTCTGACGTCGGAAGATGTTTTGCGCAATTCGCGCTGTTGCGTTCTGAGGATGGTTTTCAGGCCCTGATAGTCGTCGGAAGAGGGACTTAAATTGTTGAGGGTAAACTGGGTACGGGCGATTTGTTTTACTGCGCTGTCCTGGGCCGCACGATGCAGCTCGAGTTCCTTTTCGGTGCGCAACCTGTTGGATTGTGCGCGCGATATGCCTCTTTCGAGCGATACCTGCTGGCGTTGCAGTTTTGTCAGTTCTTTCTTCAGGCTGCGCAGGTTGCGCTGCTCATTCTTCACGGCCTGAGCCTGCACGCGTGTGGCCTGTTCGTGCCCGAACCGCTCTGCAAAATTTTGAGCAGCACCCAGGAGCTCGGGTGTCGTGGATGGTCCGAATGGTTTCCCCTCCATCTCAAACCAGGCTGTCAGCCGGACGCCTTCGCGCGAATCGTATATGTTGGCCGTAATGGTGAGCGGACTGTTGGTGATCGCCGGTATGATGTAGTTAGTTGCAACATATTCATTTGTAAATACCTTGTAAACAGGCTTTTCTGAGCCTTTGCCGGGTCGCCGTGACTCGCGTTGCAAATAAGCCTTCCAGGCGGCTTCAACTTGTTTTTTGGTGGTTCCTTCGATAAGTAGTGCAAAGCCTCTGGCTTCGAGGCTGTCGGTCTTGCGGCTTACTTCCGAACTGCGGGGAAGCTCTTGTCCCATGCTCATCGAATCTGTGATGATCAGCATGGCGAGGATGAGTATTTTTTTCATTGGCTGAGGGGTTGGTTGGTCAATGAGAGTTTTTGCAGGACAGGTTAACGCTTGCTTTTTCGAATGCCAAGTTTATCGGGAAAGGCAAGTATCAGCATTCCGGCAATCGTAAACGGAATGCTCAGCCATTGTCCCATGTTGAGGGTCATGTTTTGTTCAAAAGCAACCTGCGGTTCTTTGAGGAATTCGACGAGGAAACGCGAGCCGAAGATCAGGATCAGGAACCAGCCAAAGAGGAATCCGGGTCTTTTTTCGCCCATGCCCTGGCGGAAATAGGCGTACATCAGGAAAAAGAAACTGCTGAGGTAAATCAGGCCTTCGTAAATCTGGGTGGGGTGCCTTGGATCGGTGCGCAACTCAGGCTCGGCTGCCCGTAAAAACTGAAATCCCCAGGGCAGGTGGGTGGCATGGCCAAAGATTTCGGAGTTGAACAGGTTGCCCATGCGGATGAAGAAGCCCGCCAGTGCCACCACAACCACAATGCGGTCGAGGATCCAGATGATGGGCTTGCCGTGTTTCCGGCTGAAAAAATAGAGCGCGATGATGATGGCTATGGCTGCCCCGTGACTG from Bacteroidota bacterium includes:
- a CDS encoding alpha/beta hydrolase, giving the protein MMLSLIIFLALASGFIALLFVESPGKPEVFKNDSGELLTNSISEKIFIEIGGVQQGMFILSMDTANPVLLFLHGGPCFPNYFLFEKYKPGLEQFFTVYYWEQRGGGLSYNKKVTAESMSLEQLVSDAIEVTNYLRNRFCKEKIYIMAWSGGTTIALPAVAENPGLFHAYLAMGQITNQVASERIAYAYINNQLRAQNNYLAIRRLNKFNQLASEADLQAFYNAALRDKLMHKLGIGTMREMKSVYGGIFVPVMTCKAYTLAEKFNIWKAKLFFLPGTGLKNQTLNTNFAARYPKLEIPVFFFCGLHDLTVNSALTEAYFGQLEAPIKKLYIFENSAHGPLFEEPQRLKENIVNDIFHGSRNQKIDC
- a CDS encoding DUF2750 domain-containing protein, which codes for MEQQYIDHFFDQCISQGEVWLLQADDGMFAMVEDADGMSILPMYATKSEAQASAIDEWSDYKPEPMPMRELIQWLTEMSDDDMYVGIAAGGNKVIPYPASIMQQELILRRQNR
- a CDS encoding porin family protein produces the protein MKTKSIFAVAIAMMLSGNLFAQEKTNRFGFELNTGASVSTAKPGNATLNPGFGFEGLLSYEIIPQFGLYGGWGYNRFGADESFAGNEVSFEETGYILGLQFRQSLGNTPWSLIVKGAGLYNHIEIENKEGELVGDTGHGFGFQAAAGMNYALGKNWSLAPGIKFNFLDRDVEVEGVNTNLKHHYLSLRLGIVKKF
- a CDS encoding ABC-F family ATP-binding cassette domain-containing protein, producing MNLLSVHQLSKGFGDEPLFTGLSFGLSRGDKAAIVAVNGAGKTTLMRILAGREEADGGTVSYAEGVRLGYLEQYPTYNPNLTIAALAFGPDNPVSRLRQEYEAHLALGTSAGNLEEYSKRLNELTARMDAAGAWDYDRRLGELLTRFGLTDTSRTIGSLSGGQLKRLSLALVITDRPDLLLLDEPTNHLDIETIEWLEKYLSQVNITFLMVTHDRYFLDRVCNHIYELFDRKLYVHRGNFSYYLEKSAQREEALRIEAEKAGQLLKQETEWMRRMPQARTTKSKSRIAAYYELKEKVAQVRRQQEIKLEVQMQRMGSKVLEMRNVSKRFGDTVILDHFDYMFTKGERIGIVGPNGVGKTTFLNILTGKLPPDGGRVLAGDTMVFGYYTQDGLQFDDDKRIIDVVKEIADIIDLGNGTTLTAQQMLTRFLFPPRKQNQLVASLSGGEKRRLHLLTVLMKNPNFLILDEPTNDLDLVTLQALEEFIRQFSGCLIMVTHDRYFMDQVVDQLFVFEGQGKIRGFVGTYSEYRELATASEEKKEKPVRAAENRQERTPKPPKRSFREQREYEQLETEIAALEAEKANCVRALGEAGLPFEALQRISERIVAIDEELDIKTLRWIELDEAGK
- a CDS encoding GNAT family N-acetyltransferase; protein product: MKRIETLNYKQIIEVIRLVPYNHLFALAVLKGHVFGEVYADNPDAPQTVYIRHPYGMSLLVGKAGEPAQEWLRSEVLNTESKLHGTEWLQVFPHGWNDVIGLITDLKHNGANSNGLKKKIELQTRVNFRFNQQKFGKCKRPMLPDGFRIEPVNEQIFATFKGSVVPSNFWNNADDFVKMGAGFSVSYGETVASTAFSAFLLDGYLEIGIETIPAFRGMGLAWHCCAALIDYCIENNLEPVWACRLENTGSYRLALHLGFEPTYKIPYYQLTDLIE
- the lgt gene encoding prolipoprotein diacylglyceryl transferase — its product is MLLHIVWDVSPAMFHFPEWLPLLGGREVRWYGLLFAASFIVGYYIVQRMFRREGIRQEVLDELSTWMLIATVVGARLGHCLFYEPEYYLANPIEILKVWEGGLASHGAAIAIIIALYFFSRKHGKPIIWILDRIVVVVALAGFFIRMGNLFNSEIFGHATHLPWGFQFLRAAEPELRTDPRHPTQIYEGLIYLSSFFFLMYAYFRQGMGEKRPGFLFGWFLILIFGSRFLVEFLKEPQVAFEQNMTLNMGQWLSIPFTIAGMLILAFPDKLGIRKSKR